A DNA window from Phragmites australis chromosome 11, lpPhrAust1.1, whole genome shotgun sequence contains the following coding sequences:
- the LOC133885192 gene encoding uncharacterized protein LOC133885192 gives MESEMAEEPPAPARGRAGGAPLAAVAEEGEGEAPAAVGSSKTMERVAAAKKFIEDHYRAQMKNIQERKERRLILEQQLASSQVPREEQINLIKDLERKETEYMRLKRHRICVDDFELLTIIGRGAFGEVRLCREKSSGNIYAMKKLKKSEMVVRGQVEHVRAERNLLAEVGSHCIVKLYYSFQDAEYLYLIMEYLPGGDMMTLLMRVDTLTENVARFYIAETVLAIESIHKHNYIHRDIKPDNLLLDKNGHMKLSDFGLCKPIDCSKLSTLNEDEPMTDENLRESMDIDRSFSDTANGRRWRSPNEQLQHWQKNRRKLAFSTVGTPDYIAPEVLLKKGYGVECDWWSLGAIMYEMLVGYPPFYSDDPITTCRKIVHWRSYLKFPENPRLSLEATDLICRLLCDVDHRIGSGGADQIKAHPWFRGVEWGKLYEMEAAFKPQVNDELDTQNFMKFEEADPAPARTGSGPSRKMMLNSKDLSFVGYTYKNFEAVKGLHQSADLQRSSSLTRHSVGSTSDTSGTDSTMESNGRDTHMHTVSSGDPMVQ, from the exons ATGGAGAGCGAGATGGCGGAGGAGCCGCCAGCGCCGGCGCGCGGCAGAGCTGGGGGCGCTccgctggcggcggtggcagagGAGGGTGAGGGGGaggcgccggcggcggtggGGTCCAGCAAGACCATGGAGCGCGTGGCGGCCGCGAAGAAGTTCATCGAGGACCACTACCGCGCGCAGATGAAGAACATCCAGGAGCGCAAGGAGAG GCGCTTGATTTTGGAACAACAGCTAGCTTCTTCACAAGTTCCCAGGGAGGAGCAGATAAACTTAATAAAGGATTTGGAGAGAAAGGAGACTGAATACATGAGACTTAAAAGACATAGAATTTGCGTGGATGACTTTGAATTGCTCACCATCATTGGAAGAGGCGCTTTTGGGGAG GTTCGACTATGTCGGGAGAAGTCCTCTGGTAACATTTATGCAATGAAAAAGCTAAAGAAGTCTGAAATGGTTGTCAGGGGCCAG GTGGAGCATGTTAGAGCTGAACGAAATTTGCTGGCTGAGGTTGGTAGCCACTGCATTGTGAAGCTATATTATTCTTTCCAAGATGCTGAGTACCTCTACCTTATCATGGAGTACCTTCCTGGTGGTGACATGATGACCCTCCTCATGAGAGTGGATACTTTGACTGAAAATGTGGCTCGATTCTACATTGCTGAGACTGTTCTTGCCATCGAATCCATTCACAAACATAACTACATTCACAG AGATATTAAGCCTGATAACCTACTTTTGGATAAGAATGGTCACATGAAATTGTCAGATTTTGGATTGTGCAAGCCAATTGACTGTTCAAAATTGTCAACCTTGAATGAAGATGAACCAATGACCGATGAAAACCTTAGGGAGTCCATGGACATTGATCGTTCTTTCTCTGATACAGCAAATGGTAGGAGGTGGAGAAGTCCAAATGAACAGCTTCAGCATTGGCAGAAGAACAGGAGAAAATTG GCATTTTCAACTGTTGGGACGCCTGATTATATTGCTCCAGAGGTTCTATTAAAGAAGGGGTACGGAGTAGAGTGTGACTG GTGGTCTCTTGGTGCAATCATGTACGAGATGCTTGTTGGGTACCCACCATTTTATTCAGATGATCCAATAACTACATGCCGAAAG ATTGTGCATTGGAGAAGCTATTTGAAATTTCCAGAAAATCCAAGGTTGTCCCTTGAAGCAACGGATCTCATTTGCCGGTTATTATGTGATGTTGACCACAGGATTGGAAGTGGAGGGGCAGATCAAATAAAG GCTCATCCTTGGTTTCGAGGAGTTGAATGGGGTAAGCTTTATGAAATGGAGGCAGCATTTAAGCCACAAGTTAATGATGAACTTGATACACAGAATTTCATGAAGTTTGAGGAA GCAGATCCTGCTCCAGCAAGAACAGGTTCTGGGCCCTCAAGGAAG ATGATGCTTAATTCTAAAGATCTTAGCTTTGTGGGGTATACATACAAGAACTTTGAAGCTGTGAAAGGTTTGCATCAGTCTGCAG ACCTTCAGAGAAGCTCCTCACTTACAAGGCATTCTGTTGGCTCCACATCTG ATACATCAGGCACGGACTCAACAATGGAATCGAATGGAAGGGACACACACATGCACACTGTTTCATCCGGTGACCCTATGGTGCAATAA